One region of Quercus lobata isolate SW786 chromosome 2, ValleyOak3.0 Primary Assembly, whole genome shotgun sequence genomic DNA includes:
- the LOC115978023 gene encoding protein DETOXIFICATION 27-like codes for MGSINEPLLPESKTTEVGFKDEEKKDLSSRVWIESKKLWRIVGPAIFSRLASYTMNVVTQAFAGHLGEVELAAISIANTVIVGFNFGLLLGMASALETLCGQAFGAKRYHMLGIYMQRSWIVLVLCCFLLLPFYVFATPLLKLIGQPDDVAEASGVVACWLIPLHFSFAFQFPLHRFLQSQLKNIVIAWVSLVGLLVNVLTSWLFVYVLDFGLVGAALALDISWWVLVFGLYSYAAFGGCPLTWHGFSIEAFSGLWEFLKLSAASGVMLCLENWYYRILILMTGFLQNATLAVDALSICMTINGWESMIPLAFFASTGVRVANELGAGNGKAAQFSTIVSVIQSSVIGIFFCALIMILHDKYAYLFTSTTEVLEAVDKLSVLLAATILLNSVQPVLSGVAVGSGWQAWFAYINLGCYYVVGLPLGLLMGLVFDLGVVGIWGGMIFGGTAIQTVILAIITARCDWEKEAEKASIRVNKWSSPNPQDEEKDQSEVQQ; via the exons aagaaaagaaagatcttTCATCAAGGGTGTGGATTGAATCCAAGAAGCTATGGCGCATCGTGGGTCCCGCCATCTTCAGCCGCCTCGCTTCTTACACCATGAACGTTGTCACCCAAGCCTTCGCTGGCCACCTTGGCGAAGTTGAGCTTGCTGCCATTTCCATTGCCAACACTGTCATTGTTGGCTTCAATTTTGGACTATTG TTAGGGATGGCAAGTGCGTTAGAGACATTATGTGGGCAAGCATTTGGTGCGAAGAGGTACCACATGTTGGGAATATACATGCAAAGGTCATGGATTGTGCTAGTCCTATGCTGTTTCTTGCTACTACCCTTCTACGTTTTCGCCACTCCGCTGCTGAAACTCATAGGACAACCCGATGACGTGGCAGAGGCTTCAGGTGTGGTGGCTTGTTGGTTAATACCATTGCATTTCAGCTTTGCGTTTCAGTTCCCGTTGCACAGGTTCTTGCAGTCCCAGCTGAAGAACATAGTGATTGCTTGGGTTTCTTTGGTGGGTCTATTGGTAAATGTGTTAACTAGTTGGCTATTCGTTTATGTGTTGGATTTTGGCCTTGTGGGTGCGGCTCTTGCTTTGGATATCTCctggtgggttttggtttttgggttgtaTAGCTATGCTGCTTTTGGTGGCTGTCCTTTGACTTGGCATGGGTTCTCCATTGAAGCCTTTTCTGGCCTATGGGAATTTCTCAAACTCTCTGCTGCTTCTGGTGTTATGCtatg CTTGGAGAATTGGTACTACAGAATACTAATATTAATGACTGGGTTCCTACAGAATGCCACTTTAGCCGTGGATGCGTTGTCAATCTG CATGACTATCAATGGCTGGGAGTCGATGATTCCTTTGGCTTTTTTTGCTAGTACCGG AGTTAGGGTAGCCAATGAGTTAGGAGCTGGGAATGGCAAAGCAGCACAGTTTTCAACAATTGTCTCTGTAATACAATCAAGTGTGATTGGTATCTTTTTTTGCGCTCTAATCATGATACTCCATGACAAGTATGCTTATTTATTCACATCCACCACTGAAGTGCTTGAAGCAGTTGATAAGCTCTCTGTTCTATTAGCTGCTACAATTCTCCTAAACAGTGTTCAACCTGTTTTATCAG GAGTGGCTGTTGGATCTGGATGGCAGGCATGGTTTGCATATATAAATTTGGGCTGCTACTATGTCGTTGGGCTCCCACTTGGACTTCTAATGGGATTGGTCTTCGACCTTGGAGTTGTG GGTATCTGGGGTGGAATGATTTTTGGTGGGACTGCAATCCAAACAGTGATTTTGGCTATCATAACAGCGCGATGCGATTGGGAAAAGGAG GCTGAGAAAGCTAGCATTCGCGTAAATAAATGGTCAAGTCCTAACCCacaagatgaagaaaaagatcAATCGGAGGTCCAACAATGA
- the LOC115974945 gene encoding protein DETOXIFICATION 27-like isoform X2, protein MGSITDGDNHHEDLNQSLLPESSIKDEDHIFKDLASRVWIESKKLWHIVGPAIFSRVASYSMNVITQAFAGHLGEVELASTSIAINVILGFCFGLMLGMASALETLCGQAFGAKRYPMLGIYLQRSWIVLFLCCVLLSPFYVFAGPILKLIGLSNEVAEQTGLVARWLIPLHFSFAFYFPVQRFLQSQLKTLVIAWTALVALLLNVLISWLFVIVWDFGLVGAIVALDISWWTLGVGLYLYVVCGGCPLTWTGLSVQAFSGLWEFLKLSAGSGVMLCLEFWYYKILTLMTGYLKDATIAVDALSICMNIIGWEMMIHLAFLAGAGVRVANELGAGNGKAAQFASIVSVAYSTMIGLLFCILILIFHDDFANIFTSNTEVVQEVDKLLYLLGATILLNSVQPVLSGVAIGSGWQALVAYVNLGCYYIIGLPLGIIMGWVFNLSLMAFIISYNYTAIERINGPHPQAKWLL, encoded by the exons ATGGGGAGCATTACTGACGGGGACAATCATCATGAAGATCTTAACCAATCTCTCTTACCAGAATCGTCTATCAAAGATGAAGATCATATTTTTAAAGACCTCGCATCAAGGGTGTGGATTGAATCAAAGAAGCTATGGCACATTGTGGGACCCGCCATTTTCAGCCGGGTGGCTTCCTACTCCATGAATGTCATCACTCAAGCCTTTGCTGGTCATCTTGGTGAAGTTGAACTTGCTTCCACCTCCATAGCCATCAATGTCATCCTCGGCTTCTGTTTTGGCCTCATG TTAGGGATGGCGAGCGCATTGGAGACACTGTGTGGACAGGCTTTTGGGGCAAAGAGGTACCCTATGTTGGGCATATATCTTCAAAGGTCATGGATTGTGCTGTTCCTATGTTGTGTTTTGCTCTCTCCCTTTTACGTTTTTGCTGGTCCCATTTTGAAACTCATAGGACTGTCCAATGAAGTGGCAGAGCAGACTGGGTTGGTGGCTCGGTGGCTCATACCTTTACACTTCAGCTTTGCATTTTACTTCCCAGTTCAAAGGTTCTTACAGTCCCAGCTCAAGACCTTGGTGATTGCATGGACGGCTTTGGTGGCTCTATTGCTCAATGTGTTGATTAGTTGGCTGTTCGTTATTGTGTGGGATTTTGGACTCGTTGGTGCCATTGTTGCTTTGGATATCTCGTGGTGGACTTTGGGTGTTGGGTTGTATCTGTATGTTGTGTGTGGTGGATGTCCTCTAACTTGGACTGGTTTGTCTGTGCAAGCCTTTTCAGGGCTCTGGGAGTTTCTCAAACTCTCTGCTGGTTCGGGAGTCATGCTCTG CTTGGAGTTCTGGTACTACAAAATACTAACTTTGATGACTGGATACTTAAAGGATGCCACTATAGCCGTGGATGCCTTGTCAATCTG CATGAATATCATTGGGTGGGAGATGATGATCCACTTGGCTTTTCTTGCGGGTGCTGG AGTAAGGGTAGCCAATGAATTGGGAGCTGGGAATGGTAAAGCAGCGCAATTTGCGAGTATAGTGTCTGTGGCATATTCCACAATGATTGGACTCCTTTTCTGCATCTTAATCTTGATTTTCCACGACGATTTTGCAAACATATTTACATCCAACACTGAAGTGGTGCAAGAAGTTGATAAGTTGTTGTACCTCTTAGGTGCCACAATTCTTCTTAACAGTGTTCAACCAGTTTTATCAG GGGTAGCTATTGGATCGGGATGGCAGGCGTTAGTTGCGTATGTAAATCTTGGGTGTTACTATATCATTGGACTTCCTCTTGGAATCATTATGGGATGGGTTTTTAACCTCAGCCTTATG GCATTTATAATATCATATAATTACACTGCAATAGAAAGGATTAATGGACCACATCCACAAGCCAAGTGGCTATTATGA
- the LOC115974945 gene encoding protein DETOXIFICATION 27-like isoform X1 has translation MGSITDGDNHHEDLNQSLLPESSIKDEDHIFKDLASRVWIESKKLWHIVGPAIFSRVASYSMNVITQAFAGHLGEVELASTSIAINVILGFCFGLMLGMASALETLCGQAFGAKRYPMLGIYLQRSWIVLFLCCVLLSPFYVFAGPILKLIGLSNEVAEQTGLVARWLIPLHFSFAFYFPVQRFLQSQLKTLVIAWTALVALLLNVLISWLFVIVWDFGLVGAIVALDISWWTLGVGLYLYVVCGGCPLTWTGLSVQAFSGLWEFLKLSAGSGVMLCLEFWYYKILTLMTGYLKDATIAVDALSICMNIIGWEMMIHLAFLAGAGVRVANELGAGNGKAAQFASIVSVAYSTMIGLLFCILILIFHDDFANIFTSNTEVVQEVDKLLYLLGATILLNSVQPVLSGVAIGSGWQALVAYVNLGCYYIIGLPLGIIMGWVFNLSLMGIWAGMIIGGTVIQTVILAIITIRCDWENEAVKANIRVCKWSNPKPDDQSEVLH, from the exons ATGGGGAGCATTACTGACGGGGACAATCATCATGAAGATCTTAACCAATCTCTCTTACCAGAATCGTCTATCAAAGATGAAGATCATATTTTTAAAGACCTCGCATCAAGGGTGTGGATTGAATCAAAGAAGCTATGGCACATTGTGGGACCCGCCATTTTCAGCCGGGTGGCTTCCTACTCCATGAATGTCATCACTCAAGCCTTTGCTGGTCATCTTGGTGAAGTTGAACTTGCTTCCACCTCCATAGCCATCAATGTCATCCTCGGCTTCTGTTTTGGCCTCATG TTAGGGATGGCGAGCGCATTGGAGACACTGTGTGGACAGGCTTTTGGGGCAAAGAGGTACCCTATGTTGGGCATATATCTTCAAAGGTCATGGATTGTGCTGTTCCTATGTTGTGTTTTGCTCTCTCCCTTTTACGTTTTTGCTGGTCCCATTTTGAAACTCATAGGACTGTCCAATGAAGTGGCAGAGCAGACTGGGTTGGTGGCTCGGTGGCTCATACCTTTACACTTCAGCTTTGCATTTTACTTCCCAGTTCAAAGGTTCTTACAGTCCCAGCTCAAGACCTTGGTGATTGCATGGACGGCTTTGGTGGCTCTATTGCTCAATGTGTTGATTAGTTGGCTGTTCGTTATTGTGTGGGATTTTGGACTCGTTGGTGCCATTGTTGCTTTGGATATCTCGTGGTGGACTTTGGGTGTTGGGTTGTATCTGTATGTTGTGTGTGGTGGATGTCCTCTAACTTGGACTGGTTTGTCTGTGCAAGCCTTTTCAGGGCTCTGGGAGTTTCTCAAACTCTCTGCTGGTTCGGGAGTCATGCTCTG CTTGGAGTTCTGGTACTACAAAATACTAACTTTGATGACTGGATACTTAAAGGATGCCACTATAGCCGTGGATGCCTTGTCAATCTG CATGAATATCATTGGGTGGGAGATGATGATCCACTTGGCTTTTCTTGCGGGTGCTGG AGTAAGGGTAGCCAATGAATTGGGAGCTGGGAATGGTAAAGCAGCGCAATTTGCGAGTATAGTGTCTGTGGCATATTCCACAATGATTGGACTCCTTTTCTGCATCTTAATCTTGATTTTCCACGACGATTTTGCAAACATATTTACATCCAACACTGAAGTGGTGCAAGAAGTTGATAAGTTGTTGTACCTCTTAGGTGCCACAATTCTTCTTAACAGTGTTCAACCAGTTTTATCAG GGGTAGCTATTGGATCGGGATGGCAGGCGTTAGTTGCGTATGTAAATCTTGGGTGTTACTATATCATTGGACTTCCTCTTGGAATCATTATGGGATGGGTTTTTAACCTCAGCCTTATG GGCATTTGGGCTGGAATGATCATCGGTGGGACTGTCATTCAGACTGTTATATTGGCCATCATAACAATACGATGTGACTGGGAAAATGAG GCTGTGAAAGCCAACATACGTGTATGCAAGTGGTCAAATCCTAAACCAGACGATCAATCTGAAGTTCTacattaa